Proteins encoded together in one Chryseobacterium sp. G0201 window:
- a CDS encoding regulatory protein RecX — protein sequence MEKKSFTFDEIKLKLVNYCVYQDRCHAEVEQKMREFMLIEEAKDEIILYLLKENYLNEERFTRSYIRGKFYIKHWGRNKIKINLKQKQISEKLINKCFDEIYEPDYEKTLKKIFEDYYSKQTGLKEYQKKSKTIKYLMGKGFEYEKINDIFE from the coding sequence ATGGAAAAGAAATCTTTCACTTTTGATGAGATTAAACTGAAACTGGTGAACTATTGCGTTTATCAGGATCGTTGTCACGCAGAAGTAGAGCAGAAAATGCGGGAATTTATGTTGATTGAGGAAGCTAAAGATGAGATCATACTTTATCTTTTAAAGGAAAATTACCTTAATGAAGAAAGATTTACCAGAAGCTACATCCGTGGAAAATTTTATATAAAACATTGGGGAAGAAATAAAATTAAAATTAATCTGAAGCAAAAACAAATTTCAGAAAAACTAATAAATAAATGTTTTGATGAAATTTATGAACCCGATTATGAAAAAACATTGAAGAAAATCTTTGAAGATTACTATTCAAAGCAAACCGGTTTAAAGGAATATCAAAAAAAATCAAAAACTATTAAATATTTGATGGGGAAAGGTTTTGAATATGAGAAAATAAATGATATTT